Proteins encoded within one genomic window of Sphingosinicella ginsenosidimutans:
- the pyrF gene encoding orotidine-5'-phosphate decarboxylase yields the protein MTSPVYVALDTPDLETARAIAARVRTHVGGLKLGLEFFSANGPAGVHAMAELGLPIFLDLKLHDIPNTVAKAVQALRPLGPAILTVHAAGGRMMMEEAKAAAPANTKVVAVTVLTSLDDGDLASIGVAADSHAQVARLTELAREAGLDGVVCSGAEVKAAHKLWPQGYFVVPGVRPAGGELGDQKRVVTPRQALDDGASILVVGRPITKAEDPDQAARAIAATL from the coding sequence ATGACCAGCCCCGTCTATGTCGCCCTCGACACGCCCGATCTCGAGACGGCGCGCGCCATCGCGGCGCGGGTCAGGACCCATGTCGGCGGCCTGAAGCTCGGCCTCGAATTCTTCAGCGCCAACGGGCCGGCGGGAGTCCACGCGATGGCGGAGCTCGGGCTGCCGATCTTCCTCGATCTCAAGCTCCACGACATCCCCAACACGGTCGCCAAGGCGGTGCAGGCGCTGCGCCCGCTCGGGCCGGCGATCCTCACCGTCCACGCCGCGGGCGGGCGGATGATGATGGAGGAGGCAAAGGCCGCGGCGCCGGCCAATACGAAGGTCGTCGCGGTAACCGTCCTCACCAGTCTCGACGACGGTGATCTCGCCTCCATCGGGGTCGCCGCCGATTCGCACGCGCAGGTCGCGCGCCTGACGGAGCTCGCGCGCGAAGCCGGGCTCGACGGCGTCGTCTGCTCCGGGGCGGAGGTGAAGGCGGCGCACAAGCTCTGGCCGCAGGGCTATTTCGTCGTCCCGGGCGTTCGTCCCGCGGGCGGCGAGCTTGGCGACCAGAAGCGCGTCGTGACCCCGCGCCAGGCGCTCGACGACGGCGCCTCGATCCTTGTCGTCGGTCGGCCGATCACGAAGGCCGAGGATCCGGATCAGGCCGCGCGCGCCATCGCCGCGACGCTCTAG
- the accD gene encoding acetyl-CoA carboxylase, carboxyltransferase subunit beta, translating to MSWLNRVRNKIPFLPKRETPDNLWHKCPECGAMVFLKEYEENLYVCPRCDHHGRIGPAARFGMLLDPGYSVLPSPSVRDDPLKFRDAKRYTDRLKAARAATGETDALLNAQGAIEGHPVVMGVQDFAFITGSMGTAVGAAFVAGVRAAIEARAPYLIVTASGGARMQEAILSLMQMPKTTVAVQMLREAGLPYIVLLTDPTTGGVTASYAMLGDVQIAEPGALIGFAGQRVIENTIREKLPEGFQRAEFLLDHGMVDMVVHRRDLRARLALLLDYLTPQREAA from the coding sequence ATGAGCTGGCTGAACCGCGTCCGCAACAAGATCCCGTTCCTCCCCAAAAGGGAGACGCCGGACAATCTGTGGCACAAATGCCCCGAGTGCGGCGCGATGGTGTTCCTCAAGGAATATGAGGAGAATCTCTATGTCTGCCCGCGCTGCGATCATCATGGCCGCATCGGCCCGGCCGCGCGCTTCGGAATGCTGCTCGATCCCGGCTATAGCGTCCTGCCCTCGCCGAGCGTCAGGGACGATCCTCTGAAATTCCGTGACGCCAAGCGCTACACCGACCGGCTCAAGGCCGCGCGCGCCGCGACCGGCGAGACCGACGCGCTCCTGAACGCGCAGGGCGCGATCGAGGGCCATCCGGTCGTTATGGGCGTGCAGGATTTCGCCTTCATCACCGGCTCGATGGGTACGGCGGTCGGCGCCGCCTTTGTTGCCGGAGTCCGCGCCGCGATCGAGGCACGCGCGCCCTATCTCATCGTCACCGCCTCGGGCGGCGCGCGGATGCAGGAGGCGATCCTGTCGCTGATGCAGATGCCGAAGACCACGGTGGCCGTGCAGATGCTGCGCGAGGCGGGGCTGCCCTACATCGTCCTGCTGACCGATCCGACCACCGGCGGCGTCACCGCCTCCTACGCGATGCTCGGCGATGTCCAGATCGCCGAGCCCGGCGCGCTCATCGGCTTTGCCGGCCAGCGGGTGATCGAGAACACGATCCGCGAGAAGCTTCCCGAGGGTTTCCAGCGCGCCGAATTCCTGCTCGATCACGGCATGGTGGACATGGTTGTCCACCGCAGGGATTTGCGCGCGCGCCTTGCCCTGCTGCTCGATTATCTCACGCCGCAGCGGGAGGCGGCCTAG